The Elusimicrobiota bacterium genomic interval AATAAAAAAACATAACATGGAACTGAATTCCATAAAATCCAACGAGGCATACAAGGCATTGCTTATCGAAATTGAAGGAGCTAAAGCCAACAAGTCAGTGCTTGAAGACGAGATTTTAGATTTGATGGAAAAAATTGACCAGGAATCCGTAAAGGTTAAACAGAGAGAAAATGATTTGAAAGCCAAAGAATCCGAAATTCAGACCAAGATTTCAAAGATAGAAGAAGAGTCAAAAAGAATTCAGGTGGAAATAGAAAAACTTCAGGCAGAAAGAGAAGAATTTGCCAAAAAAATACCTGATGAACTTCTTGGCAGGTATAATTACATAAGGGAAGGACGTGACGGAATCGCCGTGGTTGGCTTGGACGGAGATATTTGTGAGGGATGCAGTACTGTGCTTCGTCCGCAGACAATTAACGATATTTGCAAA includes:
- a CDS encoding C4-type zinc ribbon domain-containing protein, with protein sequence IKKHNMELNSIKSNEAYKALLIEIEGAKANKSVLEDEILDLMEKIDQESVKVKQRENDLKAKESEIQTKISKIEEESKRIQVEIEKLQAEREEFAKKIPDELLGRYNYIREGRDGIAVVGLDGDICEGCSTVLRPQTINDICKGKDFVICDNCSRIIYKKNGT